AAATACAGCACCAGTAGTTGCACCTTTTGTATATGGAGCTTTAGAAAGATTGTTATTACCATTTGGTCTTCACCATATGATAACAATACCAATGAATTATACAGAGTTAGGTGGAACTTATACAGTGTTGACAGGAACAGCAGTAGGAAGTGTTATAGCAGGACAAGATCCTATTTGGCTTGCATGGATAACTGATTTAAATAATTTAAAGGCTTCTGGAGATATGGCAGGTTATCAAAATTTATTAAACACAGTTGTTCCTGCTAGATTTAAAGCAGGACAAGTAGTATTATCATTTGCTTCTCTAATGGGAGTAGGGCTTGCAATGTTAAGAAATGTAGATAAAGATAAAAAGAAAAAGTATGAGACAGTATTTATTTCAGCTATGTTAGCAGTATTTTTAACAGGGGTAACAGAACCGATTGAATTTATGTTTATGTTTGTAGCTCCAATTTTATATGTTGTTTATGCTCTTCTTACAGGAATGACATTTGCTATAGCAGATATAATACATTTAAGAGTTCATGCTTTTGGATCTTTAGAGTTAGCTTCTCGTCTTCCTTTAATGGTTAGAGCAGGATTAGTTGGGGATATAATTAATTTCCTTATTGTTTCAGTAGTAGCATTTTTCGTTAATTATCTATTATTTAGCTTTATAATTAAGAAATTTGACTTACCAACTCCAGGAAGAAAAGGAAATTATATAGAAGATGAAACAGAAGATGAAAAAGAAAAAATAAAAACTTCTATCAAAGCAGAGTCTGAAGATGAAAAAATTCCAGTTAGAATAATAGATCTTTTAGGTGGAAGAGAAAATATTTTAGATGTAGATGCTTGTATGACAAGATTAAGAGTTACTGTTAGAAAAGCTGAAGATGTTCAAGATAAATCAGAATGGAAAAAAACAGGAAGTTTAGGATTGATAGTTAAAGATCAAGGAGTTCAAGCAATATATGGACCTAAAGCAGATATATTAAAATCTAAAATTATAGATATTTTAGGGAGATAAAGATGAAATTAATGACTTTAAATTGTCATTCATGGCAAGAAGAGAATCAAAAAGAAAAAATAAAATATTTAGCAAAAGTGATTGTAAAAGAAAAATATGATGTAATTGCTTTACAAGAAGTAAGCCAGTTAAAATCCTCAAATAAAATAAAAGGAAACATAAAAGAAGATAATTTTATTTATCTTCTTTTATGGGAACTTGAAAAGTTAAATGAGAAATATGATTATAGATGGGAATTTAATCATATTGGATATGATATTTATGAAGAAGGAATAGGAATTTTATTTAAAGGAAATATTAAAGAGAAATATGGAGATTTTATAGGGAAAACAAAAGACACTAATTTCTGGAAAACAAGAAAATTTGCAATGGTTTCTCTTGAAATAAATAACGAAATAATAGATTTTTATTCTTGTCATATGGGCTGGTGGCAGGATGAAGAAAATTCTTTTGAAGAACAAGTGGAAGATTTATTGAAAATTGCAAGAAGTAGAGGAAATAGATATTTTTTAATGGGAGATTTTAATAATGATGCTAACATAAAGCAAGAGGGCTATGATTATTTAATTTCTAAAGGATTAATTGATACTTTTGAAATATCAAAAAAGAAAGATTCTGGGACAACTGTTAGAGGAGTTATTGCAGGATGGGAAGATAGAAGTTCAGCTGATAAAAGAATAGATTTAATATTAACTAATGAAGCGTGTTCAGTGAAAGAAAGTGTAGTTGTGTTTAATGAAAAAAATTATGAGATAATATCAGATCATTTTGGAGTATCAATAGAGGTTAATTAAAAAAGTTAAAGATTCATTAAAAATTAAAGGTAATTTATTTGCTAAAGAAGAAATTATAACCTATAATTTAATTAGAGATTATAAGAAGGAATTAAGGAGGCTTGTGTGAAATATATAGCAGGAGTTGATATAGGAGGAACAAATACAAAGATAGGATTAGTTAATGAAAAAGGAAACTTAGAAATAACAAAATCAATAAAAACTCTTTCAGAAGAGGGAGTATATAGAACTATGGAAAGAATTTGGGGAACTATAGAAGAACTTTTAAAAGAAAAAAATCTAGGAAAAGAAGATATAAAAGGGGTTGGAATGGGAATTCCTGGTCCTGTAAAAAATGAAGAAATAGTTGGATTTTTTGCAAATTTTCCTTGGGAAAGAAATTTAAATATTTCTAAAATTTTTGAAGGAATAAGTGGAAAAAAAACTAAGTTAAATAATGATGTAAATGTAATAGCTTTAGGAGAAGCTGTTTACGGAGCTGGAAAAGGATCTACTTCTAGTGTAACTGTTGCTTTGGGAACAGGAATAGGTGGAGGAATTTTTGTAAACGGGAAAATAATTTCTGGATTCAGTGGAGCAGGAGGAGAAATAGGACATCTAAAGATAGTAAAAGATGGTAAATTATGTGGTTGTGGTCAAAAAGGATGTTTTGAAGCCTATGCTTCTGCAACAGGAATAGAAAGAGAAGCTATTTCAAGATTAATGGTGAATAAAAAAAATATGCTATATAAAAAGATTGAAGGGAATTTAGATAATTTAGAAGCAAAAGAAGTATTTGATTGTGCTAAATTAGGGGATGAATTTTCAATAAGTATAGTTGATTATGAAGCTGAATATCTTGCAATGGGTATAGGTAATATTTTAAACATAATAAATCCAGAAAAGATAATATTAGGTGGAGGAGTAGCTTTAGCAGGGGATATTCTTTTAAGCAGAGTTAAAGAAAGATTGGCTAAATATGCTATGCCTGTAACTTTAGAAGAAGAATTTGAAATAGTTTTAGGAAATTTAGGAAATAATGCAGGGATACTTGGAGCTGCAGCATTGATAAAATAAAAAATAAAATATATTTAAGGCTGCAGACTTTTTGTCTGCAGTTTTTTATTGATAAGATTTAATTATTATCTAATAGTAAATGATTATTTTATTTTATTTATATCTGGTGTTATAATTTTTTATAAAATAAAATTATAAAAGGAGATATAAAATGAAAGAAAAATTAAAAGGGTTTTATTTATGTTTATTAATAGCAGTTCCATCATGGATATTAGGAAAAATGTTTCCAATAATAGGAGGACCTGTAATTTCAATAATATTAGGAATGATAGTTGCTAATTTTATTAAAGATAAAGCTAGTTATGCTGCAGGAATAAAATTTACTTCTAAGAAAATTTTACAGTATGCAGTAATATTATTAGGGTTTGGATTAAATTTATCTATTATTTTAGAAACTGGAAAGCAATCTCTCCCTATAATTATATCAACTATCTCAATATCATTATTAATTTCTTATGTATTACATAAGACTATGAATATTCCCGCTAAAATATCAACATTAGTAGGGGTAGGATCAAGTATATGTGGTGGTTCAGCCATTGCAGCAACTGCTCCAGTAATAGATGCTGATGATAGTGAAGTAGCTCAAGCTATATCAGTTATATTCTTTTTTAATGTTATAGCAGCAATATTATTTCCTAATTTAGGATCATTATTAGGATTTAGTCATTTAAATGGAGAAGCTTTTGGGATTTTCGCAGGAACAGCTATAAATGATACTTCTTCTGTTACTGCAGCAGCGTCAACATGGGATAGTATGTATGCTTTAGGAAGTTCAACTTTGGATAAAGCAGTGACTGTAAAATTAACAAGGACATTAGCAATAATACCTATAACTGTATGTTTAGGATTTATTAGAACACAAAAAGAAAAAGGAAAGGGTAAAAAAATAAAATGGTTAGAAGTTTTTCCAATGTTTATAATATATTTTGTGATAGCGTCAATAATAACAACTGTATGTGAAAAAATGGGAGTTTCATCTACTGTATTTCTTCCTATAAAAGCTTTAAGCAAATTTTTTATTGTACTTGCAATGGGAGCTATAGGATTGAATACAAATATAGTGAAACTTATAAAAACAGGTGGAAAACCAATTCTTATGGGATTATGTTGCTGGATAGGAATAACAGGAGTAAGTTTAGTTATGCAACATGTATTAGGAGTTTGGTAAAATAAAGATTCAATTTTTATGAATATTTTAGCAATAAAGATTATTGAAAATAAGTTTATTAAATGAAATTTTAAGAATATTTGGTATAATATATTGAGGGATGGACAAAAGTATTTATTTAATATAGAATTTGAAGTATAAAACCAAATATTAGGAGAGTAGTTTATGAATATAAAAAAGATATTTTCAGAAGTAGAATATAAGGTATTACAATGTGTAAATAAAGAAATTTTATCGAAAAATATAGAATATGATTCAAGAAAAATAAATGAAGGAGATATATTTGTTGCTTTAGAAGGAAGCATTGTAGATGGGCATGACTATATAGAAAAAGCAATAGAATTAGGAGCTAAAACAATAATAGTTTCAAAAGAAGTTCCTATGAAGGAGAATATAAATTATTTTTTAGTTGATAATTTAAGAACAAAGTTACCTTTTATAGCTTCAAATTTTTATGATTATCCTCAAGATAAATTAAAGATAATAGGTGTAACAGGAACCAATGGAAAAACAACAACAACTTATATATTAGAAACTATGTTAGGAGAAAAAAACATAGCAAGAATAGGAACAGTTGAATATAAGATAGGAGAAGAAGTTATAGAGGCTCCTAATACTACTCCAGAATCATTAGACTTAGTTAAATTTTGTAAAAAAGCAGTAGAAAAAAATATAAAATATTTAATCATGGAAGTTAGTTCTCATGGATTGAGTATTGGTAGAGTTGATATGCTTAAATTTGATGTTGGAATATTTACTAATTTAACTCCAGAACATTTAGACTATCATAAAACTATGGAAAATTATTATTTAGCAAAAAGAAAAATGTTTGATTTATTAAAAAATAAAAATAATTCAGTAATTAATGGTGACGATGAGTATGGAGTTAAATATTTAGGTTATACAAAGGGTATTTCTTATGGATTAAAAAATTCAGATATTACAGGAAATATTAAAAAAATCTCAAGACATGGACAAGAAGTTAGTATAAATATACTTGGAAATCATTATGATGTAACTTTAAATATATTAGGAAGGTATAATCTTTATAATTTACTTGGAGCTATAGGAGGAGCAAAATTATTAGGACTATCAGATGAGGAAATAATAGATAAAATTCATAAAATTAAAGGTGCCCCAGGAAGATTTGAAAATGTAAAAATTGATGCAGACTTTACAGCAATAGTTGATTATGCTCATACTGGAGATGCTCTTGAAAATATTTTAAAGAGTATTAATGAGTTTAAACTAAATAAAGTGATAACTGTTTTTGGTTGTGGAGGGGATAGAGATAAAACTAAAAGACCAATAATGGGGGAAATAGCAGAAAATAATAGTGATATAATAGTAGTAACTTCAGATAATCCAAGAACTGAAAAACCAGAAGAAATAGTAAAAGATATTATTACTGGATTAAAAAAAGATAATCATATTATTGAAGTTGATAGAGAAAAAGCTATCTTTAAAGCAGTAGAAATAGCAAAAAAAGATGATATAATCTTAGTAGCAGGAAAAGGACATGAAGATTATCAAATATTAGGAAGAAGTAAAATACATTTTGATGATAGAGAAAAAATAATAAAGGCAGTAGAAATTTTGAAAAAATAAATTATATTTGACTTATATGAAAATTAATTTATAATATTTAAGTAAGAGAATAGTTTAATTAATTATTGATATGAAAGGAAAAATATGATAAATAAATTAGAAAAAACAAGAGAGATACAAGTTAAAGATTTTAAAATAGGGGGAAAGCAAAGGTTTACACTTATTGCAGGTCCTTGTGCTATAGAAAATGAAGAAATGTCATTGATGGTAGCAAAAAAAATAAAAGAAATTTGTGATAAATTAGGAATAAATTATGTTTTCAAATCTTCTTTTGATAAGGCGAATCGTTCCTCAATTCATTCTTATA
The nucleotide sequence above comes from Fusobacterium sp. JB019. Encoded proteins:
- a CDS encoding YeiH family protein; protein product: MKEKLKGFYLCLLIAVPSWILGKMFPIIGGPVISIILGMIVANFIKDKASYAAGIKFTSKKILQYAVILLGFGLNLSIILETGKQSLPIIISTISISLLISYVLHKTMNIPAKISTLVGVGSSICGGSAIAATAPVIDADDSEVAQAISVIFFFNVIAAILFPNLGSLLGFSHLNGEAFGIFAGTAINDTSSVTAAASTWDSMYALGSSTLDKAVTVKLTRTLAIIPITVCLGFIRTQKEKGKGKKIKWLEVFPMFIIYFVIASIITTVCEKMGVSSTVFLPIKALSKFFIVLAMGAIGLNTNIVKLIKTGGKPILMGLCCWIGITGVSLVMQHVLGVW
- a CDS encoding ROK family protein encodes the protein MKYIAGVDIGGTNTKIGLVNEKGNLEITKSIKTLSEEGVYRTMERIWGTIEELLKEKNLGKEDIKGVGMGIPGPVKNEEIVGFFANFPWERNLNISKIFEGISGKKTKLNNDVNVIALGEAVYGAGKGSTSSVTVALGTGIGGGIFVNGKIISGFSGAGGEIGHLKIVKDGKLCGCGQKGCFEAYASATGIEREAISRLMVNKKNMLYKKIEGNLDNLEAKEVFDCAKLGDEFSISIVDYEAEYLAMGIGNILNIINPEKIILGGGVALAGDILLSRVKERLAKYAMPVTLEEEFEIVLGNLGNNAGILGAAALIK
- a CDS encoding PTS transporter subunit IIBC, with amino-acid sequence MSRKSLVSFDFWQKFGKALIVVIAVMPAAGLMISIGKLLGTTSIGIAGRIMEDMGWAIIVNLNILFAAAIGGSWAKEKAGGAFAGVLSFILINRITGAIFGINNSMLHSATATVHSITGQELLVKNYFTTILGAPALNMGVFVGILAGFLGAVLFNKYHSFDKLPKSLAFFNGKRFVPFVVIFGSLITALILSVIWPFIQWALNSFGQWIATSRNTAPVVAPFVYGALERLLLPFGLHHMITIPMNYTELGGTYTVLTGTAVGSVIAGQDPIWLAWITDLNNLKASGDMAGYQNLLNTVVPARFKAGQVVLSFASLMGVGLAMLRNVDKDKKKKYETVFISAMLAVFLTGVTEPIEFMFMFVAPILYVVYALLTGMTFAIADIIHLRVHAFGSLELASRLPLMVRAGLVGDIINFLIVSVVAFFVNYLLFSFIIKKFDLPTPGRKGNYIEDETEDEKEKIKTSIKAESEDEKIPVRIIDLLGGRENILDVDACMTRLRVTVRKAEDVQDKSEWKKTGSLGLIVKDQGVQAIYGPKADILKSKIIDILGR
- a CDS encoding endonuclease/exonuclease/phosphatase family protein: MKLMTLNCHSWQEENQKEKIKYLAKVIVKEKYDVIALQEVSQLKSSNKIKGNIKEDNFIYLLLWELEKLNEKYDYRWEFNHIGYDIYEEGIGILFKGNIKEKYGDFIGKTKDTNFWKTRKFAMVSLEINNEIIDFYSCHMGWWQDEENSFEEQVEDLLKIARSRGNRYFLMGDFNNDANIKQEGYDYLISKGLIDTFEISKKKDSGTTVRGVIAGWEDRSSADKRIDLILTNEACSVKESVVVFNEKNYEIISDHFGVSIEVN
- a CDS encoding UDP-N-acetylmuramoyl-L-alanyl-D-glutamate--2,6-diaminopimelate ligase, which translates into the protein MNIKKIFSEVEYKVLQCVNKEILSKNIEYDSRKINEGDIFVALEGSIVDGHDYIEKAIELGAKTIIVSKEVPMKENINYFLVDNLRTKLPFIASNFYDYPQDKLKIIGVTGTNGKTTTTYILETMLGEKNIARIGTVEYKIGEEVIEAPNTTPESLDLVKFCKKAVEKNIKYLIMEVSSHGLSIGRVDMLKFDVGIFTNLTPEHLDYHKTMENYYLAKRKMFDLLKNKNNSVINGDDEYGVKYLGYTKGISYGLKNSDITGNIKKISRHGQEVSINILGNHYDVTLNILGRYNLYNLLGAIGGAKLLGLSDEEIIDKIHKIKGAPGRFENVKIDADFTAIVDYAHTGDALENILKSINEFKLNKVITVFGCGGDRDKTKRPIMGEIAENNSDIIVVTSDNPRTEKPEEIVKDIITGLKKDNHIIEVDREKAIFKAVEIAKKDDIILVAGKGHEDYQILGRSKIHFDDREKIIKAVEILKK